A single region of the Undibacterium piscinae genome encodes:
- a CDS encoding enoyl-CoA hydratase/isomerase family protein: protein MSNYILTSVRNHIGFITLDRPKALNSLSLDMIRSITAILLQWQNDESVHAVFIHSSSEKAFCAGGDIRFFYDVGNATPKGDSALLEDFFSEEYALNHLIHFYPKPYIALLNGVVMGGGMGIAQAGVACRLRIVTERTKMAMPEVNIGLFPDVGGGYFLARTPGEIGTYLGMTGEIINAADALYADLADVFIPTSELPALMDLLAQTNASDIRVAIREFAAPYAAQASVEHSGLAGNRANIDHHFSGKHAVKILDSLASDESAFAAQTQSIMQKRSPLLMAVTLEQLRRSAGMSVANCLRMERSMVRHCFKHGEVLEGVRALVVDKDNAPQWSPASMDQVSDELVQGFFKEVWPPYAHPLRDLD, encoded by the coding sequence ATGAGCAACTATATTCTGACCTCAGTCCGAAACCATATCGGTTTTATCACCTTAGATCGCCCCAAGGCGCTCAACTCATTATCCTTAGATATGATACGCAGCATCACCGCCATCTTGCTGCAATGGCAAAACGATGAGAGTGTGCATGCCGTGTTCATCCACAGCAGCAGCGAAAAAGCTTTTTGTGCCGGTGGAGATATTCGCTTTTTCTACGATGTAGGAAATGCCACACCAAAAGGTGACAGTGCCTTACTGGAAGATTTTTTCAGCGAAGAATACGCCTTAAACCATCTGATCCATTTCTACCCGAAACCGTATATCGCACTGCTCAATGGAGTAGTGATGGGTGGCGGCATGGGCATCGCTCAGGCGGGAGTCGCCTGCCGTCTGCGTATTGTCACCGAACGCACCAAGATGGCGATGCCGGAAGTAAATATAGGACTTTTCCCCGATGTAGGCGGCGGCTACTTTCTGGCCCGCACTCCGGGCGAAATCGGCACCTACCTTGGGATGACCGGCGAAATCATTAACGCTGCCGATGCCCTGTACGCGGATCTGGCTGACGTATTTATCCCCACCTCAGAACTGCCGGCGCTGATGGACTTGCTGGCTCAGACCAATGCCAGTGACATTCGTGTGGCGATACGTGAATTTGCGGCCCCGTATGCAGCACAGGCAAGTGTTGAACACAGTGGTCTTGCAGGCAACCGGGCAAACATAGACCATCACTTCAGCGGCAAGCATGCTGTAAAAATTTTAGACTCACTCGCCAGCGATGAGTCTGCTTTTGCCGCCCAGACTCAGTCCATTATGCAGAAACGCTCACCTTTGCTCATGGCAGTCACGCTGGAACAATTACGTCGCAGTGCAGGGATGTCGGTAGCAAACTGTCTGCGTATGGAACGCAGCATGGTGCGTCATTGCTTCAAACATGGTGAAGTGCTGGAGGGAGTAAGAGCCTTGGTGGTGGATAAGGACAATGCACCGCAATGGTCACCGGCATCTATGGATCAAGTGAGCGATGAACTGGTACAAGGATTTTTCAAGGAAGTATGGCCGCCGTACGCCCATCCTTTGCGCGACCTGGATTAA
- a CDS encoding DUF4197 domain-containing protein has protein sequence MLNSFSFRLYPLRASVSAVLLVISSSVLAFSFADLSNQDASAGLKAALNQGSELAVAKLGATNGFYNNDKVRIHLPSVLEQALPILRMTGQGKQLDELVVSMNRAAEAAVPMAKPLLLDAVKSMSVTDAKNILTGGDTSVTDFFKQKTAAPLTVKFLPMVKGVTDKAGLSAQYNSVMGQAHKFGVVPAQQASVENYVTQRALDGLYLMIAEEEKAIRLDPIGAGSKIIGKVFGLLK, from the coding sequence ATGTTGAATTCATTTTCGTTTCGTCTATATCCGCTACGCGCAAGCGTTAGCGCAGTCCTGCTAGTCATTTCGAGCTCTGTACTGGCCTTTTCTTTTGCTGACTTGAGTAACCAGGATGCGAGTGCCGGATTAAAAGCCGCGCTGAATCAAGGTTCCGAACTAGCGGTGGCCAAACTCGGTGCCACCAATGGATTTTACAATAATGATAAAGTCAGGATTCATTTGCCTTCAGTGCTGGAGCAGGCACTGCCTATCTTGAGGATGACGGGGCAAGGCAAGCAACTGGATGAGTTGGTAGTGTCTATGAACCGCGCAGCTGAAGCGGCAGTGCCTATGGCGAAACCCTTGTTGCTGGACGCGGTGAAATCGATGTCGGTTACCGATGCAAAAAACATACTGACCGGGGGCGATACCTCGGTGACAGATTTTTTCAAGCAAAAGACGGCTGCACCTCTGACTGTCAAATTTTTGCCCATGGTCAAGGGCGTGACGGACAAAGCTGGCTTGTCCGCCCAATACAATAGTGTGATGGGGCAGGCGCATAAATTTGGGGTCGTGCCGGCACAGCAAGCCAGCGTCGAAAATTACGTCACACAACGGGCTTTGGATGGCTTATATCTGATGATTGCGGAAGAAGAGAAGGCGATCCGTCTGGATCCTATCGGTGCCGGAAGTAAAATCATCGGTAAGGTCTTCGGACTTTTAAAATAG
- a CDS encoding deoxyguanosinetriphosphate triphosphohydrolase — translation MFSDARLAPYAAQSGTSHGRRFEEPKASSRSEYQRDRDRIIHSTAFRRLEYKTQVFINHEGDLFRTRLTHSLEVAQIGRSIARNLGLNEDLVEAISLAHDLGHTPFGHAGQDALNACMKEFDGFEHNLQSLRVVDTLEERYGAFDGLNLSFETREGILKHCSLNHAKKLGEVGLRFIEKTQPTLEAQLTNLADEIAYNNHDIDDGLRSGLLVESQLLELDFYARYRHEVDLAYPGINGRRAISETIRRMINVLIVDLIQTSEQRIADYAPVSVAQVRLMGPMIAFSDAMHQEAKVLKQFLREKLYRHYLVNRMTSKAKTIVREIFDALIAQPNLLPPDYQVKLHTVDAQTLQARKIADYIAGMTDRYAIREHRRLFSIEEI, via the coding sequence ATGTTTTCTGACGCTCGCCTTGCTCCTTATGCCGCACAGTCCGGCACTTCGCACGGACGGCGTTTTGAAGAACCAAAAGCCAGTTCCCGTTCCGAATATCAGCGTGACCGTGACCGAATTATTCATAGTACGGCGTTTCGGCGACTCGAATATAAAACCCAGGTATTCATCAATCATGAAGGCGACCTGTTTCGTACCCGCTTGACGCATAGCCTTGAAGTGGCGCAGATCGGTCGCTCAATCGCCCGTAACTTAGGCTTGAATGAGGATCTGGTTGAGGCCATTTCACTGGCACACGATCTCGGTCATACGCCGTTTGGCCACGCCGGGCAAGACGCCCTGAACGCTTGCATGAAGGAGTTTGATGGCTTCGAACATAATCTGCAGAGTCTGCGTGTAGTTGATACTCTGGAAGAGCGCTATGGTGCTTTTGATGGTTTAAACCTGAGTTTTGAAACCCGTGAGGGCATACTCAAGCATTGTTCATTAAATCACGCAAAAAAATTAGGCGAAGTTGGACTAAGGTTCATCGAAAAAACTCAGCCAACGCTAGAAGCGCAGTTGACTAATCTGGCTGATGAAATCGCCTATAACAATCATGATATCGATGATGGATTGCGCTCTGGCTTGCTAGTGGAATCGCAATTGCTGGAATTGGATTTTTATGCACGCTACAGGCATGAGGTTGATCTGGCTTATCCTGGTATCAATGGTAGGCGCGCTATTTCAGAAACCATACGACGCATGATTAACGTCCTGATAGTCGATTTGATTCAGACTTCAGAACAACGGATCGCAGATTACGCGCCTGTTTCGGTGGCTCAGGTACGGTTGATGGGACCGATGATCGCTTTCTCAGATGCAATGCATCAGGAAGCAAAAGTGCTGAAACAATTTTTACGCGAAAAACTGTATCGGCATTATCTGGTAAATCGTATGACCAGTAAGGCCAAGACTATTGTGCGTGAGATCTTTGATGCACTGATCGCGCAGCCGAACTTATTGCCGCCAGATTATCAGGTCAAACTGCATACGGTAGACGCGCAAACCCTGCAAGCGCGAAAAATTGCCGATTATATTGCAGGCATGACCGATCGCTACGCTATCAGGGAACATCGCCGTTTATTCTCTATAGAAGAAATTTGA
- the aroB gene encoding 3-dehydroquinate synthase — protein sequence MQGNIFLVGLMGSGKTTIGRALAKKLNKRFIDSDHEIEARTGVSIPVIFEVEGEASFRQREAEVINDLTAQDGIVLATGGGAILNETSRRFLHERGTVIYLRAGINSILQRTRHDKNRPLLRTADPRKKLEELEAQREPLYQQVAHIVIETGRPNIQFLVQSILTQLALIPGALSKENVLLMQQQASVQTLRVELGDRSYPIAIGESLLCSGDILRQYIKGQKIAIVTNTVVAPLYLAGVEQALRTIGKQVISIVLPDGEEHKNLANLMLIFDALLEAKCDRKITLLALGGGVIGDMTGFAAASYMRGVPFVQIPTTLLSQVDSSVGGKTGINHPLGKNMIGAFYQPQAVIADTATLNTLPDRELSAGLAEVIKHGAIIDAPFFEWIEAHIAKLRAKDPEALAYAISRSCEIKADVVRQDEREGGLRAILNFGHTFGHAIESGLGYGKWLHGEAVGCGMVMAADLSFRMGYIDYVSKVRIQKLVEAAGLPVVAPDLGEDRWLELMEVDKKNEDGKIKFILLKPLGAPIITGVPKEMLLATLRASI from the coding sequence ATGCAAGGCAACATATTTTTAGTAGGCCTGATGGGCTCGGGGAAAACTACGATAGGCCGAGCCCTTGCGAAGAAACTCAATAAACGTTTTATTGATTCTGATCATGAAATCGAGGCCAGAACCGGGGTCTCGATTCCTGTGATTTTCGAAGTCGAAGGTGAAGCGAGTTTTCGACAGCGTGAAGCTGAAGTCATCAATGATCTGACGGCGCAAGACGGTATTGTTCTTGCTACTGGCGGCGGTGCTATTCTCAATGAGACTAGTCGCCGCTTTTTGCATGAGCGCGGTACCGTGATTTATCTGCGTGCCGGTATCAACAGCATCTTGCAACGTACCCGTCATGATAAAAATCGGCCCTTGCTGCGCACCGCAGACCCGCGTAAAAAACTCGAAGAGTTGGAAGCGCAACGAGAGCCCTTATACCAGCAGGTCGCCCACATAGTGATAGAAACCGGCAGGCCGAATATACAATTTCTGGTGCAATCCATTTTGACGCAACTGGCACTGATACCAGGTGCGCTATCTAAAGAGAATGTCTTACTCATGCAGCAACAAGCTTCCGTACAAACCCTCAGAGTTGAACTCGGTGACCGTAGTTATCCTATCGCCATAGGCGAGTCCTTGCTGTGTTCCGGCGATATTTTGCGCCAATACATTAAGGGGCAAAAAATTGCCATCGTCACAAATACCGTGGTGGCGCCGCTGTATCTTGCGGGGGTGGAGCAAGCTTTGCGCACGATAGGTAAGCAAGTCATCAGTATCGTATTGCCTGACGGTGAAGAGCATAAAAATTTGGCTAACCTGATGCTGATATTTGACGCACTGTTAGAAGCCAAGTGTGACCGGAAAATCACCTTGCTAGCCTTGGGTGGTGGCGTGATCGGTGATATGACGGGATTCGCCGCGGCCTCGTATATGCGGGGTGTGCCCTTTGTACAAATCCCTACAACCTTGCTGTCGCAGGTTGATTCCTCTGTCGGCGGTAAGACCGGGATTAATCATCCGCTAGGCAAGAACATGATAGGAGCGTTTTACCAGCCACAGGCGGTAATCGCAGATACCGCTACCCTCAACACTTTGCCGGATCGCGAGTTATCCGCCGGACTTGCCGAAGTGATCAAGCATGGAGCGATTATTGATGCGCCATTTTTTGAGTGGATAGAGGCGCATATTGCCAAGTTGCGCGCAAAAGATCCGGAAGCTTTAGCCTATGCGATTTCTCGCTCCTGCGAAATCAAGGCCGATGTGGTGCGTCAGGATGAGCGCGAGGGCGGTTTGCGCGCTATCTTGAATTTCGGACATACTTTTGGTCACGCGATTGAATCGGGCTTGGGCTATGGTAAATGGCTGCACGGTGAAGCTGTAGGCTGTGGCATGGTGATGGCGGCAGATTTGTCATTTCGCATGGGATATATCGATTACGTCAGTAAAGTAAGGATACAAAAACTGGTGGAGGCAGCCGGCTTGCCGGTAGTTGCGCCAGATCTTGGTGAAGATCGCTGGCTGGAATTGATGGAAGTCGACAAGAAAAATGAAGATGGCAAAATTAAGTTCATTTTACTTAAGCCTTTAGGCGCGCCTATCATCACCGGGGTGCCAAAAGAAATGCTGCTGGCCACACTGCGCGCCAGTATTTAG